From Diceros bicornis minor isolate mBicDic1 chromosome 17, mDicBic1.mat.cur, whole genome shotgun sequence, the proteins below share one genomic window:
- the LOC131415574 gene encoding basic salivary proline-rich protein 3-like, translating to MARLVQGKLSGEDITVINVDSGRGGLDEDNGSRSPGQEPQRPPPGGSPPGPQSEDVKLEAAPQQAQPGAEDNQNGPPPSPPGSPQRSPPPKVGSPPSPQPEQVKQEAAPQQEQPGAQGNQNGPPPSLPGRPQRSPPPPGGSPPSPQPQQVKREAAPQQEQPGAQGNQNGPPPSPGRPQRSPPPPGGSPPSPQPQQVKREAAPQQEQPGAQGNQNGPPSSPGRPQRSPPPPRDSPPSPQPQQVKREAAPQQEQPGAQGNQNGPPPSLPGRPQRSPPPPGGSPPSPQPQQVKREAAPQQEQPGAQGNQNGPPSSPGRPQRSPPPPGDSPPSPQPQQVKREAAPQQEQPGAQGNQNGPPPSPPRRSQRSPPPEGGSPPSPQPEQVKQEAAPQQEQPGAQGNQNSPPPSPPGRPQRSPPPLGGSPPRPQPEQVKREDAPQQEQPGAEGNQNGPPPSPPGSPQRSPPPEAGSLPSPQPEQVKREAAPQQEQPGAQGNQNGPPPSPGRPQRSPPPPGGSPPSPPEGQPPQ from the exons ATGGCGAGACTGGTACAGGGGAAGCTCAGTGGTGAAGATATTACGGTAATCAATGTGGACAGTGGACGAGGTGGCCTTG ATGAAGATAACGGAAGCCGGAGTCCAGGTCAGGAGCCTCAGAGACCACCTCCAGGAGGAAGCCCACCTGGACCCCAATCTGAGGATGTAAAGCTAGAGGCTGCTCCTCAGCAGGCACAACCCGGAGCAGAAGACAATCAAAACGgtcctcccccatctcctcctgGAAGTCCCCAGAGATCTCCACCACCCAAAGTGGGGAGCCCACCAAGCCCCCAGCCTGAGCAGGTCAAGCAAGAGGCTGCTCCTCAGCAGGAACAACCCGGAGCACAAGGCAATCAAAACGGTCCTCCCCCATCTCTTCCTGGAAGGCCCCAGAGATCACCACCGCCCCCGGGGGGTAGCCCACCAAGCCCCCAACCACAGCAGGTCAAGCGAGAGGCTGCCCCTCAGCAGGAACAACCCGGAGCACAAGGCAATCAAAACGgtcctcctccatctcctggaAGGCCCCAGAGATCACCACCGCCCCCGGGGGGTAGCCCACCAAGCCCGCAGCCACAGCAGGTCAAGCGAGAGGCTGCCCCTCAGCAGGAACAACCCGGAGCACAAGGCAATCAAAACGGTCCTCCTTCATCTCCTGGAAGGCCCCAGAGATCACCACCGCCCCCACGGGATAGCCCACCAAGCCCCCAGCCACAGCAGGTCAAGCGAGAGGCGGCCCCTCAGCAGGAACAACCCGGAGCACAAGGCAATCAAAACGGTCCTCCCCCATCTCTTCCTGGAAGGCCCCAGAGATCACCACCGCCCCCGGGGGGTAGCCCACCAAGCCCGCAGCCACAGCAGGTCAAGCGAGAGGCTGCCCCTCAGCAGGAACAACCCGGAGCACAAGGCAATCAAAACGGTCCTCCTTCATCTCCTGGAAGGCCCCAGAGATCACCACCGCCCCCAGGGGATAGCCCACCAAGCCCCCAGCCACAGCAGGTCAAGCGAGAGGCGGCCCCTCAGCAGGAACAACCCGGAGCACAAGGCAATCAAAACGgtcctcccccatctcctcctcGAAGGTCCCAGAGATCTCCACCACCCGAAGGGGGGAGCCCACCAAGCCCTCAGCCTGAGCAGGTGAAGCAAGAGGCTGCCCCTCAGCAAGAACAACCCGGAGCACAAGGCAATCAAAACAGtcctcccccctctcctcctgGAAGGCCCCAGAGATCACCACCACCCCTAGGTGGTAGTCCACCAAGACCCCAGCCTGAGCAGGTCAAGCGAGAGGATGCTCCTCAGCAGGAACAACCTGGAGCAGAAGGCAATCAAAACGgtcctcccccatctcctcctgGAAGTCCCCAGAGATCTCCACCACCCGAAGCAGGGAGCCTACCAAGCCCCCAGCCTGAGCAGGTCAAGCGAGAGGCTGCTCCTCAGCAGGAACAACCCGGAGCACAAGGCAATCAAAACGgtcctcctccatctcctggaAGGCCCCAGAGATCACCACCGCCCCCAGGGGGTAGCCCACCAAGTCCTCCAGAAGGCCAGCCACCCCAGTAA